One Vigna unguiculata cultivar IT97K-499-35 chromosome 7, ASM411807v1, whole genome shotgun sequence genomic region harbors:
- the LOC114189936 gene encoding probable acetyltransferase NATA1-like: MAAAAPPPAPTPAPEPATSLPETTPLFTRIRLATLLDVPHIHKLIHQMAVFERLTHLFSATESSLAATLFSATAQPFHSFTVFLLEASPKPFAVSTADSNPFFTPITKFVNLSLPIEDPERDTFKTSDDVTVVGFVLFFPNYSTFLAKPGFYVEDLFVRECYRRKGFGRMLLSAVAKQAVKMGYGRVEWVVLDWNVNAIRFYEEMGADLLNEWRICRLTGEALQAYGGN; this comes from the exons ATGGCCGCAGCAGCGCCGCCTCCGGCCCCAACTCCGGCTCCGGAGCCCGCCACATCGTTACCGGAAACCACTCCTCTCTTCACGCGCATTCGTCTGGCCACTCTCCTCGACGTTCCCCACATCCACAAACTGATCCACCAGATGGCAGTCTTCGAACGCCTAACTCACCTCTTCTCGGCCACAGAGTCTTCTCTCGCCGCCACCCTTTTCTCCGCAACCGCCCAGCCCTTCCACTCATTCACCGTCTTCCTTCTGGAAGCTTCTCCCAAACCCTTCGCCGTTTCAACCGCGGACTCTAACCCTTTCTTCACACCAATCACCAAGTTCGTGAATCTGAGTCTCCCCATTGAGGACCCCGAGCGAGACACGTTCAAGACCTCGGATGACGTGACGGTTGTGGGGTTTGTGTTGTTTTTCCCGAACTACTCTACCTTTCTTGCGAAGCCAGGGTTTTACGTGGAGGACTTGTTCGTGAGGGAGTGTTACAGGAGAAAGGGGTTTGGGAGAATGCTTCTGTCGGCGGTGGCGAAACAGGCGGTGAAGATGGGGTATGGGAGGGTGGAGTGGGTGGTGCTCGATTGGAATGTGAATGCCATCAGGTTTTACGAAGAGATGGGTGCCGATCTCTTGAACGAGTGGAGGATTTGCAGGCTAACTGGGGAGGCTCTTCAGGCTTATGGAG GGAATTGA
- the LOC114190014 gene encoding protein YELLOW LEAF 1, choloroplastic-like isoform X1: protein MSLAIDFPLGSCLRSPTLDTRANFTLQVGSCEIKITFGHKQWITMASSVGFSPLLLPVGIRSQPEADVKRNGPNIVGLKPLPYNVRKGELKTATVQSSSYTRRAAALNTKCAAAAASASQTLTRNSRSMTITPDKVKSPKLDNNGPGLPPRDDDGNGGNGGGGGKFSGGLPLLGILGVLDILKDIEKQWQRKHKR, encoded by the exons ATGTCACTTGCTATTGATTTCCCCCTAGGTTCGTGCTTGAGAAGTCCAACCCTTGACACGAGGGCAAATTTCACCTTACAAGTCGGTTCTTGTGAGATTAAG ATAACATTTGGTCATAAGCAGTGGATCACTATGGCAAGTAGTGTTGGCTTTTCACCTCTACTTTTACCAG TTGGTATTAGAAGTCAGCCTGAAGCTGATGTTAAGCGTAATGGACCAAACATTGTTGGGCTGAAACCCTTACCATATAACGTCAGAAAAGGAGAACTTAAAACTGCTACAGTGCAGAGTTCATCATATACTAGACGTGCAGCTGCTTTG AATACTAAATGTGCTGCGGCAGCTGCAAGTGCATCCCAGACCCTAACACGCAATTCTCGGTCAATGACTATAACACCTG ACAAAGTGAAGTCCCCTAAACTCGATAACAATGGACCTGGTTTGCCACCTCGAGACGACGATGGAAATGGTGGTAATGGAGGAGGTGGAGGTAAGTTTTCCGGTGGTCTTCCCCTTCTGGGTATTCTGGGTGTGCTGGATATTCTAAAGGACATTGAGAAACAATGGCAAAGAAAACACAAGAGATGA
- the LOC114190014 gene encoding protein YELLOW LEAF 1, choloroplastic-like isoform X2: MASSVGFSPLLLPVGIRSQPEADVKRNGPNIVGLKPLPYNVRKGELKTATVQSSSYTRRAAALNTKCAAAAASASQTLTRNSRSMTITPDKVKSPKLDNNGPGLPPRDDDGNGGNGGGGGKFSGGLPLLGILGVLDILKDIEKQWQRKHKR, from the exons ATGGCAAGTAGTGTTGGCTTTTCACCTCTACTTTTACCAG TTGGTATTAGAAGTCAGCCTGAAGCTGATGTTAAGCGTAATGGACCAAACATTGTTGGGCTGAAACCCTTACCATATAACGTCAGAAAAGGAGAACTTAAAACTGCTACAGTGCAGAGTTCATCATATACTAGACGTGCAGCTGCTTTG AATACTAAATGTGCTGCGGCAGCTGCAAGTGCATCCCAGACCCTAACACGCAATTCTCGGTCAATGACTATAACACCTG ACAAAGTGAAGTCCCCTAAACTCGATAACAATGGACCTGGTTTGCCACCTCGAGACGACGATGGAAATGGTGGTAATGGAGGAGGTGGAGGTAAGTTTTCCGGTGGTCTTCCCCTTCTGGGTATTCTGGGTGTGCTGGATATTCTAAAGGACATTGAGAAACAATGGCAAAGAAAACACAAGAGATGA